CCATAAGTCCTTTGACGCTTCGAAATTATGGTGCCAGGCCATTAACGTTTTATCGTAATCACTGCCAAAATTATGCCAGTCCTCCATGATAAAAAGCCCATCAATGGCCCGTCCGATATGAGTAATATAAGGAAGCATGGAGTTGGGGAAAATATACTTGCTGATCCAGGAGTCAATCCCTGCTGTCTCTCCATTGTTTCCAATGGTATGGAGCAGAAAAAGTCCATGCTTCTTTAAATTCTGATGAACAACCTTCATATAGGACCTGTAATTGAGATGACAGACATGCTCAAACATCCCCAGAGAAACGACACGGTCAAAGGATCCTTTTAAGTCCCGATAATCCTGCAGGCGTATTTCAACGGAAAGCCCTTTACAGAGCTGTTTGGCTAAGTCGGCCTGCTCTTTCGAAACGGTAATTCCGACGACCTCGACGTCGTAACGTTCCGCCGCATACCTGGCAAAACTTCCCCATCCGCATCCGATATCCAAAACCTTCATCCCCGGCTGAATTCCGAGTTTTTTACAGACGAGTTCAAGTTTTGCCTCCTGAGCGTCATCGAGAATCTTCGCGTTTTTCCAATAACCGCAGGTATAGGTCATCCTCCGGTCAAGCATTTTTTCAAAAAATTCATTTCCCATATCGTAATGCGCCTCCCCGACCCTGAAAGCCCGGGTTAAGCTTTTCAAACCGACCAGAATTTCCTGAAAGGAAAAGAAGGGTTTCCGCCAGCCTTCTCTAATATTTTTTTCAATCCGGGCACGGAGAATATGAATGATAAATTCATCCAACCGCTCGCATTCAAACCACCGATCCATATAAGACTCGCCCAGGCCCAGGCTCTGGTGGTATAAAATCCGCTTGTAACACCGTTCATCCTTAACCTGAATATCCCAGGGTCGATTCCCGTTGATCCGAATATCCGCCGAATCAGCCAATTTCTGAATAATGGATTTTGCAATATGATCCGAAAGGTTAAGCATGGCGTAAATCATAAATATAGCGGTTCCACAAAGTCTAATACAAACGCATTTAGTGCTGTTACGTTGTCATTGCGAACGAAGTGAAGCAATCTCTAATGGTTTCAATAGATTGCTTCGTCGCTCCGCTCCTCGCAATGACACATTACTTATTACGTCTGCTATAGTATTATTTATCCGGATCCTTGCTTCTTTTTCTGTGAAGCTGGTAAGCGCTGATGAGGAGCGAAACGCCCAGCCAGCCGCACAACAGCGCGAGGGGAATGGTTACCAAACGGGGCCAGAAAACACTCGTCAGCCCCAGGGCCAGAAAAACCAGGCCTACGCCGGACATCATTCTTGCCTCCGCGGGACCCAATATTCGCTGGTTGGACACCGCGGCGCCGACGGCGTTTTTTATTCTGATCGCCCCCGCCCCCGCACGGCTGAGGGTTCCCTCGCCCCTTCCCCTTTGACCGAGAAATCGCCCAGGTCTTTTTTGAGCCAACCTCACTCCGCTGCGTTTACTCAAGATAATCTCCGTTGAATGGGCAATATCTTCGAGGTACATCTGCTCCATCGTCTTCGCGAAAGTTTCATCTTCTACCGCAACGTCCAGCTCATAATTCCCTATCCAGCTTGCCATGTTGAGGTTAGTCGATCCTACCCTGGCCCATCTTCCATCTGCAACTGCCGTTTTGGCGTGGAGCATCGATCCGTTCCATTCAAAGACCCTGATTCCGGCTTCGAGCAGGGGTTGGTATCCGGCCCTGGAAAAAGCCCGAAGAACAGGAATATCGTTGGTCCCGGGCACGAGAAGTCTGACATCTACGCCGTCCCTCACGGCTGTTCTGAGGGCTTGCACATACGGAGTCATTCCGACAAAGTAAGCGTCCGTCAACCAGAGGTTTTTGCGCGCTAAAACCGCAATGAGGTGATCCAGCCGGTAAAGCCCCCCGGTGTTCGGAACACTTGCGACGACGCGTAACGCCATATCCCCCGCCCGGGGGAGGCTCCCTCTTTCCGGCAACTCGTCTTCAGGCAGGGGAGAGCCCGTCTCTGCCCATACGTCGGCGAAGGCATGCTCAATGTCAGATACCGCCGGTCCCCGCACTTCAACGCCCGTGTCGCGCCAGGGCTCAATAGAACGCTTCGGGGAACCGACCCACCTGAGACCGATGCAAAGGCCGGTTACAAAACCGATCCTGCCGTCAACGGCAATCATCTTTCGATGATCCCTGCTAAGCCAGCTCAAAGGGTGGTCTAATTGGGGTGGGTTGTAACACCGGACTTCCACACCGGCCTTCCTGAGCCGCTCCCAGAAGCGGGGCGAGGTGTTGCCGAGCGCCCCCAGCCAGTCATAAATCAGCCTGACGCGAACCCCTTCTTGCGCCCTGGCGGCCAGAGCCCGGGCGAACTGATTGCCTATGTCGTCTTCGTGGATGATATAGTTTTCAAAATGGATGGTTTTTTTGGCAGCGTCGATCGCTTCAAGCCAGGCGGGATAATTCTCCCGGGCATCCCGGAGAATTCGCACGCTGTTTCCCGCAACCAGAGGAGCTCCAGCGGCTCTTGAAAAAGCCTGTTCAGCGAGCAGGCGGACAGGGGAAGTTTTTTCATCAGTGGAGGGTTTAACATGAAGATCACTCAAACGACTGACTCCCTATACCCAACCCCGATTGGAAGGTGGACCCCTGTGGAGAAAATCATCTTAGAATCCACTGTGTTCCGCAGATGGTTTGATAATCACATGCGGGGCAGGTCCTCTTCAGGTCAATCGCCGGTCCGAATGGGACGGAGGGGTCGATTATTTCCTGAAGTAGTTTTAAAATGACCGTTTTCAGCGGAGCGTACACCTCGTCCGGCGAAGCTCCATTGAACAATGGAAGTTCGATTTCCTTTCCTATTTTTGAACGGCCCAAAAACAGAAACAGGGCCTCAAGTTCCTCTATCCGGATTTTTTCTTTTTCGCTGTAAAGCATGATGTAGAAAGGCAACTGAAGGCTCCCGATGGCCTGTTCCCAACTCTCCCGTCTGTCCATTTTAAGCTTTTTCAGGTCAATCTTCAAGTACGCCTGGTTGGCGCCGGTTTTATAGTCAACGATGACAATCTTGCCATTCCTCTTCTCGATTCTGTCTATTCTTCCCGCCAAATTAAACGCGTTTACCCTGACGTTTATTTTCTCCTCGCAGGCCAGGATGGCAATGCTGTTTTCGTTCACGAGCGGAACGCAATAAGCCTCGAGAAATTCACCCAAATGCCTTTTAACCTGCCTCTTCAGCAGATAAAGCGCGCCTGAGGAATCGGCGCCGTATCTATTCGCAAAATGGTTTTCTACCAGAGCATCCATCCGAGCCAAGTTCATATCCGTTTCTTTCAGCGGCTTATGTTTTATTTCTGAAAAATAATCCCTCAAGACGGCATGAATAAAATTTCCCAGCTCATCGCGCTCGATGTCTCCTGATATTTCCTCTTTGGGTCTCAGTCCAAGGACAGACGCGTAATAAAACTTAAGGGGACAGGCCAGATACCGGTCTAAAGCCGTTGCGCTGAAGGTAAACTCTTTCAGGAAAGCGACGGCGTCTCCGGTCTTAACAATAGGCTCCGGGTTTTTGTTGACCAGGTTCACCTGGTATTGAATGGGTCTGATGTAGCGTCTCACGTCGGTGGTCTTGTCCCTTTTCTGCCTCGCCCAGAGAAGCTTTTCCACATAACGGGACCTCTCTGTCTTGTCGTTTTCGATAAAGAAAAGATGGACGTCTTTAGCCCCTTTCAGGAGCGTATCGAAATAATAGGCCGTCAGTTTATCCCTGTCGAAATAAGTGGGAAGACCCAGGATTTCCCGGGCTCTGAAGGGAATGAGAGTTTCTTCCTTTTTCGTTTCGGGAAGGACATCCTCATTGGCATCCAGGACGAAGACACTCTTGAACTTGAGATTGCGTGTTTCCAGTGAACCTAACACTTGCAACCCTTTGAGCGGTGTGCCGGGAAAAGGAGTATGGCAGGTGGCGATATACTTCCGCAGGAAAAAAAAGTAGCTGGATCGGTCTTTAAAGGAGATCTCCTTCATCAACGATCGGGGAAGAACGTCAAGCGCCGCGATCAGGGATTCCGAAAAGGGATGGAAAAGAGGATGCAGTTTTGCGGGGCTCTGATTGAAGAGAAAGACGAGAATATCGATGCCATTCCTTGCGAACTCCCCAACATTCTCAAAGGAGAGGAAATTTCCAAGGGTGATTCTGTGAATTTCCTTCAGATGCTCCCTGAGCCGCTCTTCGGTCGCCTCTTTTTTGCCGGTGGGAAGTTTCTCTTTGACTTCCCTGAAGAGCGTTTTGCTCCCCTCGATCTCCTCGAGGGTGGTAAAGGTCCTGGCCTTGTGTCTGAGCAGTTCATCCTCAAGCGTGTGAAAAAGGATCCGGGTGGTCTCCGAATTTCTATGGAAATAAATGTTTTTAGTATAGGGATGCAAGACAAATTTCAGGTAGTCCGGGATATAGATCCGGTCTCCGTCCATGGAAGTGACCAGTTCCATGAGGCTGTTGAGAAAACCAAAGACCGGAGTCCGAGACAAAGGATAACCCATCGATACGTTATAGGAATCCTCGGTAATGTTGGAGAGACCTTGCCGTAAGAGAGGAAAAAGGGTATCTGACGTCGGCAGGACGATGACTGTGTTTTCATCCAGGGAATTTCCGGCCTCCACCCTGGTGTCGAGCACCTTGCCAAGGGCCAAAACCTGTCCATGGCTATCCGGGCTGCTGTAGAAGTGGATATCGGGTTCCGAAACTTCTGTCACCGCCGGCTCTGGAGGAATACCGAATTCCTTGAGTTTTTCCGAAAGACCGACTCCCTGCTGGAAAAGGAAAACCGTATTGTCATGGGAAAGCAACTTCCGAAAGAGGGCCTTTTCGGCATGGGTCAGGGCAAAAAACCCGGCAAAGATGATACGGTCATATCGCTCAAGTCCCGCTTGTTCAACCTGTTCGGCCGCAAGCTGGTATCGTTTTGACCGGATAGAAAAACCCAGAGATTCCGCTTTCTTATAAAATTCCTCGTAAAAATAGCTCAGGGACTGCAGCCTCTCTTCTGTATGCTTGGGAATACCTTCGGTGATATAAGCTTCGATGCCTCTAAGTTTGTGGGATGGGACACCCTCGATGGCCAGCTCCTCGATGTCGCGATATATTTTCATCCCGAGAGGGAAAAAGCTGTCAGGTGATAAAAAACCGGTCCCCCCCAGCGGCTTCGGGGAATGCTTATGGATATCATACAACAGGGCCACGGCGTCGATGGTTTCAAGTTTCTTTAATAACCCAAATTTTTCGCAGATAAAATCGATGAACTCGTCAATAGAAAGGGTGACCGGCGGAATAAAGCTGGATCCGATCTCTTTGGCAAGGCCTTTTCTTAAGAAATGGGGGGGTCTTTTACCAGGAAAGATCACCAGAGACGACGAGAAATCCATCTCCTTTTCCTTAAGATGAGAGATCACCTCTTCGATTAGATCTCTGCCAGGGGGAACGACAACCACGTTCATAAGACCTTTTCCACCTCGTTAAGATCGACAAAAGCAATGAGGCCGGTGATGATCTTGTCATGATAGATCTCCCCAAGTATTTTCATATAGTTCCTCAATTGAGCCTGGTATTTCTCCAAAGTCCCCCTGTCCTTCCCCGTTTTATAATCAATCACCGTCAGGTTTTCCGGGTCGATCACCACACGGTCCATCCTGAAAAGCTTTCCGGTACCATCCGAATATTCCTGCTCTTTTCTTATTTCCCTTCCCGGTGACATCGCGAAATAATTCCCGATCTCTCTGTTATTGACCATCGCAAGGATGAGATCTTTAATGTCCGCATCGGAAGTGTCGAATCCGGTTTCTTCTTTGACCCGCCTGATGATTTCCTGGAGCTGAGATTCAAAACCCTCTCTCACGTCGTCGACAAAGAACAACACCCTGTGGATGAAATCCCCCCGCTTTCTTTCCTCAACCGAAAGGAGTCCCTCATGACCGGAAGGGAATTCCAGCGGCTTGGATCGATGCTGGATCCGGCAATGGTCCATCCCAGCAGGGGCTTGCAACGTTTGTAGATGATATTCCGGCTTTTTCGAGGGCGGGTACTCCTCGACCGGCAGGAGCACGAAGGGGTAGTTCTGGGGTTTGTTTGTCACACCGACCACGTAAAGCTCTCTTTGAGGGCGCGTAAACCCGACATAAAGGCTGTTGAGCCTGTTCACCATTTCGCGCATTTTCTCCGTATCATAAAGGCCTCGAAGAATGTCGTCACATTCGGCCTCGTCCTTGTTGATCTTGAGCAGGTGGACAATTTGACCTTTTTCCTCAAGGATATAGTCAAATCCCCTGTTTTTGACTTCATAGAGAAGGACAATCACCACCGGAAAGCCCAGTCCCTTTGCCTTATGGATGGTCATGAGGCTGACCGCCTCAATGTTCTTGGGAACCGCCATATCCCAATTCTCATCTCCCGTTTCCCCGCCGGATGCGGCCGCGAGAAAATCGGTCAGGCTGTTAGATCCCTGGCTCTCAAACGCTTTGACGACTTCAAGAAATTTGATAAGCGCCGCTTCCTCTTCCGGCATCCTTTCAAAAACTTTAAAGACAGCAAACAGTTCTGTCATCAGGTCATAAATGGGAAGAAATCCCGATACCCTGAAGAGACCCTCGAAATACTTCTCCCAAAGAGTTCTGAACCTCTCCTGGAACGCCTTGTAAAGGGGAGGATGATCCCGCTGGCTAAAACAGAACTGCCTGAGATGGTCTATCCTGATTTCAGGATGGTCTGTCCGAATGGCCTGATTAAAAAGTTCCCCCAGGATAAACGCTCCGAATGAGAAATCATCGGTCGGCGAATCGAGAAAGTTAATGAACGCCATAATTTCCCCGGTGATCTTACGACGCCTGATGTCGAGACTGCTGTAAGAAATAAAGGGGATATCTTTCTCGTTGAGCCAGGAGGTGACCTTTACGGCATGTTCGTTGGTCTGGGTCAGGACGGCAATATCCCGGTAGCGGTGCCCGCGCGAGCGTAACGCCTTAATCAATTCCTGTATCTTTTCTCTTTCGGCGGGTTCTTCTTCCCTCCTTTCTAAAAGAGAGACCTCCACATAGCCGTCATTTTCACGCGGGTCTTCCGGGTTTTGGATATAATCCGTGAGGCCGCTTTTTTCTCCGGCCGACTGGTACTCCTCATGTTCAGCCAGTTTTGTTTTGAAGACCCGTTCGTTAAATTCAAGAATTTTCCTTTTGCTTCGATAGTTCGTGTCGAGTTCTTTCACCGAATGTTCCGCCGATGGGAAAGGATTCGATCCTTCAAGTTCTTTCATGATCGTGTAGTCCGCATTCCGGAAGCCGTAGATCGATTGCTTCGTATCTCCCACGACAAAAAGGCTTCCTCCCTGGGCAAGCGAATTTTCAATTAAGGGAAAGAGGTTTCTCCATTGGATAGGCGAGGTGTCCTGAAACTCATCGATGAGGAAATGATAAATAATTTCCCCGATGCGGAAATAGACGTCTGGAACGATCGAACTGTTTAAATATTCCGCAAGATAGCTGTTGATATCCCCGATGAATATTTTCCCCTGTTGTTTTTTCGTGATGTCGACAATCCGGGTGAACGACTGGAAGGTCTTTACATAGGGCGTGTAGCTGGACCGGCAGAGTAGGACCGTCAGTTCGCAAGTCAGGATTTTGAATTTCTCCCATAAGGCGGCGATGCGGTCGTAGGCAGCCTGTTCATCCGCTTTCCCTTTTGAAGGTTTGGTTACGGGAACGTTCGCATAGGCTTTTCCGGTCAGGTCCTGGAAACTTTTCTCCCTGATCTGGCGCGGAATACTTTTATAGGCAGAGTTGCCGCTCCTCTTAAGGCCCGAACGTTCGATTTCTTTCTCTATGTTCTCTACGCACGAAGCGATCCGGCGTTTTAACTTCTCTAAATCTTCACGAGTGTCCTCTGTCTCAGCCTCTTTTCCGGCGGCGGAAACTTTGGTGTAAATTTTCTTTGTCTCCTCAAGAAGAACCGTTGAAGGAATCCAGAGATAGGCTCCATCCTGTTTCTTGTATTCGAGGAGAGAGTCGACGATTTTCTCCAAATAGGCGGCCTCGGGGCTCCCTTGTTTGACATTACGAAGAAACAGGTTGAAGGCGTATTCCATCAGGGAGGTATTGTCCATCAAGATGTCAAAATCAGGGTTATATCCAAAATCAATCGCCGAGGCCTTAAAAACCGTCGTCATAAAACTGTCGATCGTCTTGACCTGGAAATCCACATAGTTTTCAAGGATCTCGTCGATCAGCCGTCCGGCCCGGGCCTTCATCTCTTCCACTTCAAGAGATACAATTTTCGAAAGCGCGGCAACCTTTTCCTCATCTCCGAAGTGAATTTCCTTTAGCCACGCCAGCGTCCGCTCTTTCATTTCCTTCGCTGCATTGTTCGAAAAGGTGATCGCAAGGATGTTTCGAAGCCGGTTCTTCGGAATCTTTTCGGAAAGGAGGAACTGGACCATTCTTTGGGTCAGCGTGTAGGTCTTGCCGGAACCGGCTGAGGCCTTGAGCACCGTGAGATGAGGAAACCTGACTAATGTGTCTTTTTCGAGAATTTGCGGCATTAGTGCCTCAGGATTGACATCGGCTATGACCGGGCCCTAAATCTTCCAGTCATCTAAAGCGACCTATCCTTACCCCCCCAATTAAAATCAGACGAACGAAAAGACGGTCACTCCAAAAACTTCGCGAGACAGCTTATCTTAATCTTAAAAAGCGCCGTTTGTCTACGGGTTAAAGGTCCCCAAGAGAGTTGGAAAACGAATTCTCTGGAACGATTTAATTGAATGAGCATTTGCTTAGTTTCTGCCAATATGCTTCTATTTTTTTTATTTTTAGCTTTTTAATATTTATTTTTATTAATAAAATCAATTATTTATGAAATAAAATATTTTGGCACATTATTTGCTTTCTGATTAATACAAACGTAAAAAGAATTGTGACATGTTTCTGTAGGGGCAACCCCCCGTGGTTGCCCAGGGCAGGCACAGGGGCCTGCCCCTACAATTAAAAATTTGAAACTTCTTTCGGAGGTTTCTTTTTAAAATGAAAAACAATTACCCCCAGCTCATTCTTGAAAAAATAAATACTGTTTTACTAGAAAAACAAAAACCCGCGGTTAATCTTGAGCAGGTTGTTTTTATTTTAGGCATGAACCTGTTGAATTATCATAAAAATTTCTGTATGGTTTCAAAATCAGAGCTTATTTCACCCGATAAACTAGAAACGAATATGACCCCTTTACTCCAGGGAGGTCCTAAAATCATTCGTGCGATTCTTATGCCGATGGAAGATCAAAGATATCTGATCGAACTCTTTTTCGGACCCCCAAAGGGAAGCGTTCTCCCTGAAATTATTGGGAATCCTGACCTCAGGCGAACTGTAAAAGTCGTTGAAATTTAGTTTAATTTCTTTTCTCATTTTCCCTGCATTCTTTATCGGCGCCATGGCAATGGGCGCGGCAGATATCACGTCAGTCAATGAGGATTCAGCCCCCTCCGGGAAGCCTTTACCTAAAATCAGGCTCTTTCCGATTGTAGAAAACCCTCCAAACATCTACGAATGCGGATATCAAGACGGGCCGCCAAATGCCGCAAGGTTTTGCAATCCCACTCATTTAACAACAGACGGGAAAAACCTCTATGTCGCGGACACCTCAAACCATGTCATCCGGAAAATCGTTCTGTCAACCGGGCGGGTCACTACGCTCGCCGGATACGGAGGGCAATTCGGCTCAGTCGACGAAACGGGTTCCGGCGCCAGATTCCGGAGCCCACGGGGGATGACTCTCGATAAGAAACGAGACACCCTCTATATAACCGACACGGGAAATCACACCATTAGGAAAATTGTCATCTCAAACGCCTCGGTCTCAACGGTCGCCGGAACGTCAGAACGGTTTGGTTCAAACGATGGACCGGGCCTATCAGCCAGATTTAATGAACCGCAAGGAATTACCGGCGATCCGTCAGGAACCTCTCTTTATATTGCGGACACCTCAAACCATACGATCCGGAAAATTGAAGCGGCAACAGGAATGGTTACGACGATCGCGGGTCGTCCGGGCTTTTTGGGATTTGAAGACGGAAAGGGAACGGCCTCCCGCTTTGACCACCCCACAGATATCGCCGTCGATCCTTCGGGAGCTTATCTTTACGTCGCCGACGCCTCCAACCAGGCTGTCCGAAAAATTGTGATTGCAACGGGCGAAGTGACAACCCTCCTCGGTAAAAGGGGAGAGAAGCGTGCCGGAGGGAGGTTAGGTATCCCCCACGGAATTACCCTTGATCCCTCAGGCGCCAATATTTATGTTGCTGACACAGCAAACCATTCTATTCGAAAGATTGATGCCTCCACAGGAGAAACCTCAAACTTTACCGGCACCCCGGGATCACCCCTTTTCGGGTTTCCCCAGGGCATCGTCTTCCCTGACGAAGAAAACACCCTCCTCATTTCAGACAAACTCAGTAATTCCATCCAAAAATGGGCCATTGCCACAGGAAAGGTTACCACCCTGGCGGGTCCTCCAGGCTTTCCAAAAAATAAATAGCGATTGACTCTTCCAAACAAGCTGTTAAAATTAAGATGATCTTTAACAGAGGAAATTCCTGCTATCTTATGATGACGCTTATTTGGTTTTTGTTGGGTGTAGCCGCATTCTGGACACTTGCCGCTTACCGGGCTCCGGGATACCTCTGGACGGGAACCGCCGGAGCCGGTCTGGCGCTTTGGACGGTTTTAACCCGTCAACCGGCTGAAATGCTGTTTCTGACGTTTGGACTTTTCCTTTTAATCGTTTTTCCTCTTAACATTTCCGTCCTTCGACGGTTAATCATCAGCAACCCCCTGTTACATCTTTTCCGGAAAAAAGTTCCTCACATGTCCCAAACAGAAAGAGAAGCTCTGGCGGCAGGCACCGTCTGGTGGGATGCCGACCTTTTCAGCGGAAGGCCGGATTGGAAAAAGCTTCTTTCCGTACCGGTTCCCCGGATGACGAGCGAAGAACAAGCCTTTCTTGACGGCCCGGTCGTGGAGCTCTGTCAGATGCTCGATGACTGGCGGATCAACCAGGAATACCGCGACCTTCCACCTGAAGTCTGGAAATTTATAAAAGAGAAGGGGTTCTTTGGAATGATCATTCCAAAGAAATACGGAGGATTGGAGTTTTCCGCGCTTGCCCATTCCAACGTTATTATGAAAATTGCCAGCCGAAGCCTTTCCGCTTCCGTAACCGTTATGGTCCCGAATTCCCTTGGCCCCGCTGAAATCCTTCTTCATTATGGGACAGAAGAACAAAAAGACTACTATTTGCCGAGATTGGCCCGCGGACAGGAAATCCCCTGTTTTGCTTTGACAAGTTTGGACGCGGGAAGCGACGCCGCCTCCATGACCGATTCGGGGATCGTCTGCCGGGGAGATTTCGATGGAAAAAAAGATATTTTGGGAATTCGGCTAACCTGGGAAAAGCGGTATATTACTTTGGGACCCGTGGCCACCGTATTAGGTCTGGCTTTTAAACTTTACGATCCCGGCCACCTGCTTGGTTCTAAAGAAGAACTTGGAATCACCGTGGCCCTGATTCCTACCCAAACGCCCGGAGTCGTGATTGGACGACGTCATGTTCCCATGAATCTTGCGTTCCAGAATGGCCCTAACAGCGGAAAAGATGTCTTTATTCCTATCGACTGGATTGTCGGAGGGGTCAAACAGGCCGGACGCGGCTGGACCATGCTCATGGAAAGCCTT
This portion of the Nitrospirota bacterium genome encodes:
- the cfa gene encoding cyclopropane fatty acyl phospholipid synthase; protein product: MLNLSDHIAKSIIQKLADSADIRINGNRPWDIQVKDERCYKRILYHQSLGLGESYMDRWFECERLDEFIIHILRARIEKNIREGWRKPFFSFQEILVGLKSLTRAFRVGEAHYDMGNEFFEKMLDRRMTYTCGYWKNAKILDDAQEAKLELVCKKLGIQPGMKVLDIGCGWGSFARYAAERYDVEVVGITVSKEQADLAKQLCKGLSVEIRLQDYRDLKGSFDRVVSLGMFEHVCHLNYRSYMKVVHQNLKKHGLFLLHTIGNNGETAGIDSWISKYIFPNSMLPYITHIGRAIDGLFIMEDWHNFGSDYDKTLMAWHHNFEASKDLWIEKHGDRFYRMWKYFLLICAGTFRARELQLWQIVLSKDGVPGGYPSFR
- a CDS encoding cardiolipin synthase B, which translates into the protein MSDLHVKPSTDEKTSPVRLLAEQAFSRAAGAPLVAGNSVRILRDARENYPAWLEAIDAAKKTIHFENYIIHEDDIGNQFARALAARAQEGVRVRLIYDWLGALGNTSPRFWERLRKAGVEVRCYNPPQLDHPLSWLSRDHRKMIAVDGRIGFVTGLCIGLRWVGSPKRSIEPWRDTGVEVRGPAVSDIEHAFADVWAETGSPLPEDELPERGSLPRAGDMALRVVASVPNTGGLYRLDHLIAVLARKNLWLTDAYFVGMTPYVQALRTAVRDGVDVRLLVPGTNDIPVLRAFSRAGYQPLLEAGIRVFEWNGSMLHAKTAVADGRWARVGSTNLNMASWIGNYELDVAVEDETFAKTMEQMYLEDIAHSTEIILSKRSGVRLAQKRPGRFLGQRGRGEGTLSRAGAGAIRIKNAVGAAVSNQRILGPAEARMMSGVGLVFLALGLTSVFWPRLVTIPLALLCGWLGVSLLISAYQLHRKRSKDPDK
- a CDS encoding PD-(D/E)XK nuclease family protein, which codes for MNVVVVPPGRDLIEEVISHLKEKEMDFSSSLVIFPGKRPPHFLRKGLAKEIGSSFIPPVTLSIDEFIDFICEKFGLLKKLETIDAVALLYDIHKHSPKPLGGTGFLSPDSFFPLGMKIYRDIEELAIEGVPSHKLRGIEAYITEGIPKHTEERLQSLSYFYEEFYKKAESLGFSIRSKRYQLAAEQVEQAGLERYDRIIFAGFFALTHAEKALFRKLLSHDNTVFLFQQGVGLSEKLKEFGIPPEPAVTEVSEPDIHFYSSPDSHGQVLALGKVLDTRVEAGNSLDENTVIVLPTSDTLFPLLRQGLSNITEDSYNVSMGYPLSRTPVFGFLNSLMELVTSMDGDRIYIPDYLKFVLHPYTKNIYFHRNSETTRILFHTLEDELLRHKARTFTTLEEIEGSKTLFREVKEKLPTGKKEATEERLREHLKEIHRITLGNFLSFENVGEFARNGIDILVFLFNQSPAKLHPLFHPFSESLIAALDVLPRSLMKEISFKDRSSYFFFLRKYIATCHTPFPGTPLKGLQVLGSLETRNLKFKSVFVLDANEDVLPETKKEETLIPFRAREILGLPTYFDRDKLTAYYFDTLLKGAKDVHLFFIENDKTERSRYVEKLLWARQKRDKTTDVRRYIRPIQYQVNLVNKNPEPIVKTGDAVAFLKEFTFSATALDRYLACPLKFYYASVLGLRPKEEISGDIERDELGNFIHAVLRDYFSEIKHKPLKETDMNLARMDALVENHFANRYGADSSGALYLLKRQVKRHLGEFLEAYCVPLVNENSIAILACEEKINVRVNAFNLAGRIDRIEKRNGKIVIVDYKTGANQAYLKIDLKKLKMDRRESWEQAIGSLQLPFYIMLYSEKEKIRIEELEALFLFLGRSKIGKEIELPLFNGASPDEVYAPLKTVILKLLQEIIDPSVPFGPAIDLKRTCPACDYQTICGTQWILR
- a CDS encoding UvrD-helicase domain-containing protein, whose product is MPQILEKDTLVRFPHLTVLKASAGSGKTYTLTQRMVQFLLSEKIPKNRLRNILAITFSNNAAKEMKERTLAWLKEIHFGDEEKVAALSKIVSLEVEEMKARAGRLIDEILENYVDFQVKTIDSFMTTVFKASAIDFGYNPDFDILMDNTSLMEYAFNLFLRNVKQGSPEAAYLEKIVDSLLEYKKQDGAYLWIPSTVLLEETKKIYTKVSAAGKEAETEDTREDLEKLKRRIASCVENIEKEIERSGLKRSGNSAYKSIPRQIREKSFQDLTGKAYANVPVTKPSKGKADEQAAYDRIAALWEKFKILTCELTVLLCRSSYTPYVKTFQSFTRIVDITKKQQGKIFIGDINSYLAEYLNSSIVPDVYFRIGEIIYHFLIDEFQDTSPIQWRNLFPLIENSLAQGGSLFVVGDTKQSIYGFRNADYTIMKELEGSNPFPSAEHSVKELDTNYRSKRKILEFNERVFKTKLAEHEEYQSAGEKSGLTDYIQNPEDPRENDGYVEVSLLERREEEPAEREKIQELIKALRSRGHRYRDIAVLTQTNEHAVKVTSWLNEKDIPFISYSSLDIRRRKITGEIMAFINFLDSPTDDFSFGAFILGELFNQAIRTDHPEIRIDHLRQFCFSQRDHPPLYKAFQERFRTLWEKYFEGLFRVSGFLPIYDLMTELFAVFKVFERMPEEEAALIKFLEVVKAFESQGSNSLTDFLAAASGGETGDENWDMAVPKNIEAVSLMTIHKAKGLGFPVVIVLLYEVKNRGFDYILEEKGQIVHLLKINKDEAECDDILRGLYDTEKMREMVNRLNSLYVGFTRPQRELYVVGVTNKPQNYPFVLLPVEEYPPSKKPEYHLQTLQAPAGMDHCRIQHRSKPLEFPSGHEGLLSVEERKRGDFIHRVLFFVDDVREGFESQLQEIIRRVKEETGFDTSDADIKDLILAMVNNREIGNYFAMSPGREIRKEQEYSDGTGKLFRMDRVVIDPENLTVIDYKTGKDRGTLEKYQAQLRNYMKILGEIYHDKIITGLIAFVDLNEVEKVL
- a CDS encoding SMP-30/gluconolactonase/LRE family protein translates to MKFSLISFLIFPAFFIGAMAMGAADITSVNEDSAPSGKPLPKIRLFPIVENPPNIYECGYQDGPPNAARFCNPTHLTTDGKNLYVADTSNHVIRKIVLSTGRVTTLAGYGGQFGSVDETGSGARFRSPRGMTLDKKRDTLYITDTGNHTIRKIVISNASVSTVAGTSERFGSNDGPGLSARFNEPQGITGDPSGTSLYIADTSNHTIRKIEAATGMVTTIAGRPGFLGFEDGKGTASRFDHPTDIAVDPSGAYLYVADASNQAVRKIVIATGEVTTLLGKRGEKRAGGRLGIPHGITLDPSGANIYVADTANHSIRKIDASTGETSNFTGTPGSPLFGFPQGIVFPDEENTLLISDKLSNSIQKWAIATGKVTTLAGPPGFPKNK